From Brachionichthys hirsutus isolate HB-005 chromosome 7, CSIRO-AGI_Bhir_v1, whole genome shotgun sequence, the proteins below share one genomic window:
- the kcnk18 gene encoding potassium channel subfamily K member 18: MSVAAKRRISIKDESRKCAARFWRLFPHVLLCLSLVAYAALGALMFQHIEGGSASTTEKDYRQFLGQVVRTVQNFTENASCTHEDIVREVEKKMRLEFKSIWLQRPNRWTFFGSLFFCCTVFTTVGYGEIYPVTLLGKVACVFYAMVGIPLMLLVILDVGDFLALLMSRCYRRVYALRESLRSHTWSPWETRKKKDDSHRWTLEDGTFVFSHDMVVREPLDIRQVLQTQADVRQKSVQLQNNKEIFEKILARENLLRKDPLLRTLSCPELDQLPPPPVGRAIWDFTGLGDGMEMLDVPFVLIVFIVFAYIFFGGIILPIWETEFKGFDPYYFCFITLTTIGFGDIVPNHPKYFMLTSLFIIVGMAIMSMAFKLGQARIVFFYRHFIKFISRGNVETFQTHGND, from the exons ATGTCGGTGGCGGCGAAGAGGCGGATAAGCATCAAGGACGAGTCCAGAAAATGCGCGGCGCGGTTCTGGAGGCTCTTCCCCCACGTTTTgctgtgtctgtctctggtgGCGTACGCGGCGCTCGGCGCGCTGATGTTCCAGCACATTGAAGGCGGGAGCGCATCCACGACGGAGAAGGACTACCGGCAGTTCCTGGGTCAGGTCGTCCGCACCGTGCAGAACTTCACCG AAAACGCGTCCTGCACGCACGAAGACATCGTGCGGGAAGTGGAGAAGAAGATGAGACTGGAGTTCAAGTCCATCTGGCTCCAGAGACCGAACAGGTGGACCTTCTTTGGttcgctcttcttctgctgcaccGTCTTCACGACGGTCG GGTATGGGGAGATCTACCCGGTGACCCTGCTGGGTAAGGTGGCGTGCGTCTTCTACGCCATGGTGGGCATCCCTCTCATGCTCCTGGTCATCCTGGATGTGGGCGACTTTCTCGCCCTGCTGATGTCCAGATGCTACAGACGCGTCTACGCCCTGCGCGAAAGCCTCCGCTCCCACACCTGGTCGCCGTGGGAAACCAGGAAGAAAAAGGACGACTCCCACCGCTGGACCCTCGAGGACGGAACTTTTGTGTTCAGCCACGACATGGTGGTGCGCGAACCCCTCGACATCCGGCAGGTGCTGCAGACCCAGGCGGACGTCCGGCAAAAGTCGGTCCAGCTCCAGAACAACAAAGAGATCTTTGAGAAGATTCTGGCCAGGGAGAACTTGCTCAGGAAGGACCCGCTGCTCAGAACCCTCTCGTGCCCAGAACTGGACCAGCTGCCGCCGCCACCCGTGGGACGTGCCATATGGGACTTCACGGGACTCGGAGACGGAATGGAAATGCTGGACGTCCCCTTCGTGCTCATTGTTTTCATCGTGTTTGCCTACATTTTCTTTGGCGGTATAATTCTACCGATATGGGAAACCGAGTTCAAGGGCTTCGACCCCTACTACTTCTGCTTCATCACGCTCACAACCATCGGTTTCGGCGACATCGTACCCAATCACCCCAAGTACTTCATGCTCACCTCGCTCTTCATCATCGTCGGCATGGCCATCATGTCCATGGCCTTCAAACTGGGCCAGGCGCGAATCGTGTTCTTCTATCGCCATTTCATCAAGTTCATCAGCAGAGGAAACGTGGAGACTTTCCAAACCCATGGGAACGACTGA